Proteins from one Paraburkholderia acidisoli genomic window:
- a CDS encoding AraC family transcriptional regulator, with protein sequence MTSSTDPFFWRDAALPFVEVRAIADGRKVRYGRHAHRTFSIGAVTGGRSTYSNGATLAHIGAGAVVVINPEVAHACNPEADAPWSYRMFYVDVAWLAKLQHELGFGAQEGFRPFVQTLTHEPALFDGLNALYALLVDPHESTLRKESALTTYFTRLQQSLNPAPLNAREPNGRLARAAEFIDDNYTRALKLEEICAAAGLSPSYLIRAFREQYGMTPHAYVVNRRIEFSRAQLRRGHAIADVAAEAGFADQAHLQRAFRQFVAATPGQYRG encoded by the coding sequence ATGACGTCGAGCACCGATCCCTTCTTCTGGCGCGATGCCGCGCTGCCGTTCGTCGAAGTGCGCGCGATCGCCGATGGCCGCAAGGTGCGTTACGGCCGTCACGCGCATCGCACGTTTTCCATTGGCGCGGTCACGGGCGGCCGCAGCACGTATTCGAACGGCGCAACGCTCGCGCATATCGGCGCGGGCGCGGTTGTCGTCATCAATCCCGAAGTCGCGCACGCGTGCAATCCGGAAGCGGACGCGCCGTGGTCGTACCGCATGTTTTATGTCGACGTGGCATGGCTCGCGAAATTGCAGCACGAACTGGGCTTTGGCGCACAAGAAGGTTTTCGTCCGTTCGTGCAAACGCTCACGCATGAGCCTGCATTGTTCGACGGACTCAATGCCCTTTATGCGTTGCTCGTCGACCCGCACGAAAGTACGCTGCGCAAGGAAAGCGCGCTCACCACGTATTTCACGCGGCTTCAGCAGTCGCTCAATCCGGCGCCGCTGAATGCACGCGAACCGAATGGGCGTCTCGCGCGCGCCGCCGAATTCATCGACGACAACTACACGCGCGCGCTCAAACTCGAAGAGATTTGCGCGGCCGCCGGGTTGTCGCCGTCTTATTTGATTCGTGCGTTTCGCGAGCAATACGGTATGACGCCGCACGCGTATGTCGTAAACCGGCGCATCGAATTCAGCCGTGCGCAATTGCGGCGCGGTCATGCCATAGCCGATGTTGCCGCCGAAGCCGGTTTCGCCGATCAGGCGCATTTGCAGCGCGCGTTTCGTCAGTTCGTGGCGGCCACGCCGGGGCAGTATCGCGGGTGA
- a CDS encoding GNAT family N-acetyltransferase, which translates to MNEPKPTPFTIRPLIEQDAAAFHAMRLHAAQNYPAGIVPTYEEEAAYTHEQNVARVRTSETQIVFGAFDGETLVGIAGLMRNARQKEAHKAFIWGVFVDPAYRRTGLGRQLLVRAIAEARERGVMQVNLVVSSQNPRAQALYRSLGFVRYGVEPRGLCIAGEYVDDELMVCFLDDPAVPD; encoded by the coding sequence ATGAACGAACCGAAGCCCACGCCATTCACGATTCGCCCGCTGATCGAGCAGGACGCCGCGGCTTTTCACGCCATGCGTCTGCATGCGGCGCAAAACTATCCGGCGGGCATCGTGCCCACGTACGAAGAAGAGGCGGCGTACACGCACGAGCAGAACGTCGCGCGCGTGCGCACGAGCGAGACGCAAATTGTATTTGGCGCGTTCGATGGCGAAACGCTCGTGGGCATCGCGGGCCTCATGCGTAACGCGCGGCAAAAGGAAGCGCACAAGGCGTTCATCTGGGGCGTGTTCGTCGATCCGGCGTATCGGCGCACGGGCCTTGGCCGGCAATTGCTGGTGCGCGCGATTGCCGAAGCGCGCGAGCGCGGCGTGATGCAGGTGAATCTCGTAGTGAGTTCGCAAAACCCGCGCGCGCAGGCGCTCTATCGTTCGCTGGGTTTCGTACGCTATGGCGTCGAGCCGCGCGGCCTGTGTATCGCAGGCGAATATGTCGACGACGAACTGATGGTGTGCTTTCTCGACGATCCCGCCGTGCCCGACTGA
- the cobF gene encoding precorrin-6A synthase (deacetylating): MKRILVIGIGAGDPDYLTVQAINALNAADVFFVMDKGAAKDKLVALRKEICARFIKDHDYRMVEATSPERRRDEGIDYKAAVDELNRDKQAVFERLIEDELGAGQCGAFLVWGDPSLYDSTIRILDAILAEGRLAFDFEVIPGISSVQALAAKHRVPLNFIGRPVNITTGRRLAEGGFPHDVDSAVVMLDAQNAYTQLEGADLDIYWGAYVGTPDEILMSGPLDAVKDEIVRVRAQAREANGWIMDTYLLRKRGVKE, from the coding sequence GTGAAACGCATTCTTGTCATTGGCATTGGCGCGGGCGACCCCGATTATCTGACCGTGCAAGCCATCAACGCACTCAATGCCGCCGACGTGTTCTTCGTGATGGACAAAGGCGCGGCCAAAGACAAGCTCGTCGCGCTGCGCAAGGAGATTTGCGCGCGCTTCATCAAGGATCACGATTACCGCATGGTCGAAGCCACGAGTCCCGAGCGGCGGCGCGACGAAGGCATCGATTACAAGGCGGCGGTGGATGAACTGAATCGCGACAAGCAAGCGGTATTCGAGCGTCTGATCGAAGACGAACTCGGCGCGGGCCAATGCGGCGCGTTTCTCGTATGGGGCGATCCCTCGCTTTACGACAGCACGATCCGCATTCTCGACGCGATCCTGGCCGAAGGGCGGCTCGCGTTCGACTTCGAAGTGATTCCCGGTATCAGCAGCGTGCAGGCGCTCGCGGCCAAACATCGCGTGCCGCTCAATTTCATCGGGCGTCCGGTGAACATCACCACGGGAAGGCGGCTCGCGGAAGGCGGCTTTCCGCATGACGTGGACAGCGCCGTCGTGATGCTCGACGCGCAAAACGCTTACACGCAACTCGAAGGCGCGGACCTCGACATTTACTGGGGCGCCTATGTGGGCACGCCCGACGAGATCCTGATGTCGGGACCGCTCGATGCCGTGAAAGACGAGATCGTTCGCGTGCGCGCGCAAGCTCGCGAAGCGAACGGCTGGATCATGGACACCTACTTGCTGCGCAAGCGCGGTGTGAAAGAGTAA
- a CDS encoding PepSY-associated TM helix domain-containing protein gives MSITDTAEIDAPAAPLTHLDAAQREERAKRSRRATFIKWLRKVHGWVGLWGAALGLLFGTTGFVLNHRMEPLRISPGAPQVSSMQIDVPDPAPETPREMAKWLRSQADLKLPARMGRVQKEPEHKVAWGDRTVVQPEHWQMMFISPDQNVTVEYWVGNDKLTLKRNENSLVATITNLHKGVGMSVGWVLFIDSFAGALILLSLTGVLLWTELNKRKTIGAVLLLGSIVVAVCVGLA, from the coding sequence ATGAGCATTACCGATACCGCCGAGATCGACGCGCCCGCCGCGCCGCTCACGCATCTCGACGCCGCGCAGCGCGAGGAACGCGCGAAGCGTTCGCGTCGCGCGACCTTCATCAAATGGTTGCGCAAGGTGCATGGCTGGGTCGGTCTGTGGGGCGCGGCGCTCGGTCTGCTGTTCGGCACCACGGGCTTCGTGCTCAACCATCGCATGGAACCGCTGCGCATTTCGCCCGGCGCGCCGCAAGTGTCGAGCATGCAGATCGACGTGCCCGATCCCGCGCCGGAAACGCCGCGCGAAATGGCCAAATGGCTGCGTTCGCAAGCCGACCTGAAACTGCCCGCGCGCATGGGCCGTGTGCAGAAGGAACCCGAGCACAAGGTGGCCTGGGGCGATCGCACGGTGGTGCAGCCCGAGCATTGGCAGATGATGTTCATCTCGCCGGACCAGAACGTGACGGTCGAATACTGGGTGGGCAACGACAAACTCACGCTCAAGCGCAACGAGAACTCGTTGGTCGCGACGATCACGAATCTGCACAAGGGCGTGGGCATGAGCGTTGGCTGGGTGCTGTTCATCGACAGCTTCGCGGGCGCGCTCATCCTGCTCTCGCTCACGGGCGTGCTGCTGTGGACGGAACTCAACAAGCGCAAGACGATAGGCGCGGTGCTGCTGCTCGGCTCGATCGTCGTGGCGGTGTGCGTGGGACTCGCGTAA
- a CDS encoding HAMP domain-containing protein: MTIRHRITLLIVLMFVALTAIGGYAVYQARRSASDVRQVTQGVVPSALASSDLVSLVKDVQLATMTLVYAPDATVASLAQNDLKAKEAALRAALEVQRKAAASHAQDGLVSQAQESLANYFSAIDDTAKMKESGKNELAQAYLFANVAEYRDELEGIVTTMRVEKNRQKDDAINTLNGTLDTTTSAIAGVTGGAVLLLTIIGLLLYRQITRPLSRMQEEMSEIASNQDFTRRVPVGRMDEIGHSIVAFNGMIEKIQHSSAQLKRKTADIQAMLQNMQQGILTVVEGATIHSEYSAYLEAIFETNDIAGRSLMDLVFSHTELDADTLSQIDAAVYACLGEDDVNFAFNQHLLVNEVTRTLPDGRAKVLDLSWSAITDENDVVVRLMLCVRDVTELRELAAEAGEQKRRLEMIGEILAVNEEKFHHFVDSATDFIHENERIIRQHDCADANAIAELFRNMHTIKGNARTYSLQHVTGVAHEVEQRYDALRRDDPDHVWDQQALIDDLARVKAAVEHYASINSVSLGRGPRTEADEANISIARDAIEATLRIVEHTDDNDLHALRTMRAELRRTLRGIGTERVEDALAGVTESLPSLAEELGKIAPVVSIEDHGYRLRSETSGTVRDVFMHLLRNSLDHGIEMPAQRRAQGKGEAGHIQIDMNVLDGALHLTLGDDGRGLALARIRGIAVERGWIGADEAVSDDVIAGFIFRSGFSTAAQVTEVSGRGVGMDAVRAFLEREGGAIDLRFTDERTGAEYRHFQTIVRLPQAWAVQVGDVAEDKQEALVA, from the coding sequence ATGACCATCCGTCATCGCATTACGCTTCTCATCGTCCTGATGTTCGTTGCGCTGACCGCCATTGGCGGTTACGCGGTTTATCAGGCTCGCCGCAGTGCTTCCGACGTACGCCAGGTGACTCAAGGCGTCGTGCCGAGCGCGCTCGCTTCTTCCGATCTCGTGTCGCTCGTCAAAGACGTGCAGCTCGCGACCATGACGCTCGTTTACGCACCCGACGCCACCGTGGCGTCGCTCGCGCAGAACGACCTCAAGGCCAAGGAAGCCGCGTTGCGCGCCGCGCTCGAAGTGCAGCGCAAGGCCGCCGCGAGCCACGCGCAGGACGGTCTCGTTTCGCAGGCGCAAGAAAGCCTCGCGAACTACTTCTCGGCGATCGACGACACCGCGAAGATGAAGGAGAGCGGCAAGAACGAACTCGCGCAAGCCTACCTCTTCGCAAACGTTGCCGAGTATCGCGACGAACTCGAAGGCATCGTCACGACGATGCGCGTGGAAAAGAACCGCCAGAAAGACGACGCGATCAACACGCTCAACGGCACGCTCGACACCACCACGAGCGCCATTGCCGGCGTGACGGGCGGCGCCGTGCTGCTGCTCACGATCATCGGTCTGCTGCTGTATCGCCAGATCACGCGCCCGCTCTCGCGCATGCAGGAAGAGATGAGCGAGATCGCGTCGAATCAGGACTTCACGCGCCGCGTGCCGGTTGGCCGCATGGACGAGATCGGTCATTCGATCGTTGCGTTCAACGGCATGATCGAGAAGATCCAGCACAGCTCCGCACAGCTCAAGCGCAAGACCGCCGACATTCAGGCGATGTTGCAGAACATGCAGCAAGGTATTCTCACCGTCGTCGAAGGCGCGACGATCCACAGCGAGTACTCGGCGTACCTCGAAGCGATCTTCGAGACCAACGACATTGCCGGCCGCTCGCTCATGGACCTCGTGTTCTCGCACACGGAACTCGACGCCGACACGCTTTCGCAGATCGACGCCGCCGTGTACGCCTGTCTCGGCGAAGACGACGTGAACTTCGCGTTCAACCAGCACTTGCTCGTGAACGAAGTCACGCGCACGCTGCCGGACGGCCGCGCCAAGGTGCTGGACCTGAGCTGGTCCGCGATCACCGACGAAAACGACGTGGTCGTGCGCCTGATGCTGTGCGTGCGCGACGTGACGGAACTGCGCGAACTCGCGGCCGAAGCGGGCGAGCAGAAGCGCCGCCTGGAAATGATCGGCGAAATTCTCGCGGTCAACGAAGAGAAGTTCCACCACTTCGTGGACAGCGCAACGGACTTCATCCACGAAAACGAACGCATCATTCGTCAGCACGATTGCGCGGACGCCAACGCGATCGCCGAGCTGTTCCGCAACATGCACACGATCAAGGGCAACGCGCGCACGTACAGCCTGCAGCACGTCACGGGCGTGGCGCACGAAGTCGAGCAGCGTTACGACGCGCTGCGCCGCGACGACCCCGATCACGTGTGGGACCAGCAGGCGCTGATCGACGATCTGGCGCGTGTAAAGGCCGCCGTCGAGCATTACGCGAGCATCAACTCGGTGAGCCTCGGTCGCGGTCCGCGCACGGAAGCCGACGAAGCGAACATCAGCATTGCCCGCGACGCGATTGAAGCGACGCTGCGTATCGTGGAGCACACCGACGACAACGACCTGCACGCACTGCGTACGATGCGCGCCGAACTGCGCCGCACGCTGCGCGGCATCGGCACCGAGCGGGTGGAAGATGCGCTCGCGGGCGTGACGGAATCGCTGCCGTCGCTCGCGGAAGAACTCGGCAAGATCGCGCCGGTCGTGAGCATCGAAGACCACGGTTATCGCCTGCGTAGCGAAACCTCGGGCACCGTGCGCGACGTGTTCATGCATCTGTTGCGCAACTCGCTCGACCACGGCATCGAAATGCCGGCGCAGCGCCGTGCACAAGGCAAGGGCGAAGCGGGTCATATCCAGATCGACATGAACGTGCTGGACGGCGCGCTGCACCTGACGCTCGGCGACGACGGCCGCGGCCTCGCGCTCGCCCGCATTCGCGGCATTGCCGTGGAGCGCGGCTGGATCGGCGCGGACGAAGCGGTGAGCGACGACGTGATCGCCGGCTTCATCTTCCGCTCGGGCTTCTCGACGGCGGCGCAAGTGACCGAAGTGTCGGGCCGCGGCGTGGGCATGGATGCGGTGCGCGCGTTCCTCGAACGCG
- a CDS encoding LysE family translocator produces the protein MAAFALATSITPGPVNVVALSAGARYGLRASLRHVTGATVGFALLLLLIGLGMHALLLRWPFLARAIEWAGVAFLLYVAYRLAIDSGRFDTNDSARGPSLMVGAAMQWLNPKAWLASVAGVGAYAASGEPALVWQFAAIYFVVCYLSIACWAWAGASLRHALRKAARVRFVNRVMAVLLAASAIGLLLH, from the coding sequence ATGGCCGCTTTCGCACTGGCCACGTCCATCACACCCGGGCCCGTGAATGTCGTCGCGCTGAGCGCGGGCGCGCGCTATGGATTGCGCGCGAGCCTGCGTCACGTCACGGGCGCTACCGTGGGTTTTGCGTTGCTGTTGCTGCTGATCGGGCTCGGCATGCATGCGCTGCTATTGCGCTGGCCGTTTCTCGCGCGCGCGATCGAATGGGCGGGCGTGGCATTTCTGCTGTACGTGGCGTATCGGCTCGCCATCGACAGTGGCCGCTTTGACACCAACGATTCCGCGCGCGGCCCTTCGTTGATGGTCGGTGCCGCGATGCAATGGCTCAATCCCAAAGCGTGGCTCGCTTCGGTGGCGGGCGTGGGCGCTTACGCGGCGAGCGGCGAGCCTGCGCTCGTCTGGCAATTCGCCGCGATCTATTTCGTGGTGTGCTATCTGTCGATCGCGTGCTGGGCGTGGGCGGGCGCCTCGCTGCGTCACGCATTGCGCAAGGCCGCGCGCGTGCGCTTCGTGAATCGCGTGATGGCCGTGCTGCTCGCGGCGAGCGCGATCGGGTTGTTACTGCATTGA
- a CDS encoding Fe2+-dependent dioxygenase, with the protein MLVHVPNVLTPEQVRALRAKLDAAGEAWVDGRATAGWSGAPVKRNQQIAEHTPMARELGDAVLAAIERNPLFISAALPNQVYPPLFNRYEGGMTFGSHVDGAVRVLPNGVKLRTDVSCTLFLSSPDEYDGGELVVEDTYGVQEVKLAAGDMIVYPATSLHQVRPVTRGARIASFFWVQSLVRDDTKRALLFDMDTAIQRLNASDADAQARRSLVGCYHNLLRLWSET; encoded by the coding sequence CGCGCGCTGCGCGCGAAGCTCGACGCCGCCGGCGAAGCCTGGGTGGATGGTCGCGCCACGGCCGGCTGGTCCGGCGCGCCTGTCAAGCGCAATCAGCAGATCGCGGAGCACACGCCCATGGCGCGCGAACTGGGCGACGCGGTACTCGCCGCCATCGAGCGCAATCCGCTCTTCATCAGCGCGGCGCTGCCGAACCAGGTGTATCCGCCGCTTTTCAATCGCTATGAAGGCGGCATGACGTTCGGCAGTCATGTCGATGGCGCGGTGCGCGTGCTGCCCAATGGTGTGAAGTTGCGCACCGACGTCTCGTGCACGCTGTTCCTCTCGTCACCGGACGAATACGACGGCGGCGAACTCGTGGTGGAAGACACGTATGGCGTGCAGGAAGTGAAATTAGCTGCGGGCGACATGATCGTGTATCCGGCCACGAGCCTGCATCAGGTCAGGCCCGTGACGCGCGGCGCGCGCATCGCGAGCTTCTTCTGGGTGCAGAGCCTCGTGCGCGACGACACGAAACGCGCGCTGCTCTTCGACATGGATACCGCCATTCAGCGGCTCAACGCGAGCGACGCCGACGCGCAAGCGCGTCGCAGCCTTGTGGGCTGCTATCACAATCTTTTGCGACTCTGGAGTGAAACATGA